A single region of the Enterobacteriaceae endosymbiont of Donacia cinerea genome encodes:
- the rpmA gene encoding 50S ribosomal protein L27, giving the protein MAHKKAGGSSRNGRDSHSKRLGVKCFGGEKVKPGFILIRQRGNKFHAGNNVGCGKDHTLFSKINGVVKFTIRGIRKKKYINVINT; this is encoded by the coding sequence GCTGGTGGTTCATCTAGAAATGGTAGAGATTCACATTCTAAGAGATTAGGTGTTAAATGTTTTGGAGGGGAAAAAGTAAAACCCGGATTTATTCTTATAAGACAAAGAGGTAATAAATTTCATGCTGGAAATAATGTAGGATGTGGTAAAGATCACACTTTATTTTCAAAAATAAATGGAGTTGTAAAATTTACTATTAGAGGAATCAGAAAAAAAAAATATATCAATGTTATTAATACATAA